Proteins encoded in a region of the Massilia sp. UMI-21 genome:
- a CDS encoding methionine adenosyltransferase, producing the protein MSNDYLFTSESVSEGHPDKVADQISDSILDAIFEQDPHARVAAETLCNTGLVVLAGEITTHANVDYIQVARNTIKRIGYDNTDFGIDYKGCAVLVAYDKQSPDIAQGVDEGAGLDLDQGAGDQGLMFGYACDETPELMPAAIYYAHRLVERQSQLRKDGRLPWLRPDAKSQVTLRYVDGRPVAVNTVVLSTQHAPEVSHSQIEEAVIEEIIKPILPREWLEGTKFLVNPTGRFVIGGPQGDCGLTGRKIIVDTYGGAAPHGGGAFSGKDPSKVDRSAAYAARYVAKNVVAAGLARQCQVQVSYAIGVARPINITVYTEGTGVISDEKIAQLVMEHFDLRPKGIVQMLDLLRPIYAKTAAYGHFGREEPEFTWERTDKAALLRAEAGLS; encoded by the coding sequence ATGTCCAACGACTACCTCTTCACTTCCGAATCGGTTTCGGAAGGCCATCCCGACAAAGTCGCCGATCAAATTTCCGACAGCATCCTCGACGCCATCTTCGAGCAGGATCCGCACGCGCGCGTCGCAGCCGAAACCCTGTGCAACACCGGCCTGGTGGTGCTGGCGGGTGAAATCACCACCCACGCCAACGTCGACTACATCCAGGTGGCGCGCAATACCATCAAGCGCATCGGCTACGACAACACCGATTTCGGCATCGACTACAAAGGCTGCGCCGTGCTGGTCGCCTACGACAAGCAGTCGCCGGACATCGCCCAGGGCGTGGACGAAGGCGCGGGCCTGGATCTCGACCAGGGCGCCGGCGACCAGGGCCTGATGTTCGGCTATGCCTGCGACGAGACCCCGGAACTGATGCCGGCCGCTATCTACTATGCGCACCGCCTGGTCGAGCGCCAGTCGCAGCTGCGCAAGGACGGCCGCCTGCCATGGCTGCGCCCGGACGCCAAGTCGCAGGTCACCCTGCGCTACGTCGACGGCCGCCCGGTGGCGGTCAACACCGTGGTGCTGTCGACCCAGCACGCGCCGGAAGTCTCGCATTCGCAGATCGAAGAAGCGGTCATCGAAGAGATCATCAAGCCGATCCTGCCGCGCGAGTGGCTGGAGGGCACCAAGTTCCTGGTCAACCCGACCGGCCGCTTCGTCATCGGCGGCCCGCAGGGCGACTGCGGCCTGACCGGCCGCAAGATCATCGTCGATACCTACGGCGGCGCGGCCCCGCACGGCGGCGGCGCGTTCTCGGGCAAGGATCCTTCCAAGGTCGACCGTTCGGCAGCCTACGCCGCGCGCTACGTCGCCAAGAACGTCGTAGCCGCCGGCCTGGCGCGCCAGTGCCAGGTGCAGGTCAGCTACGCGATCGGCGTGGCTCGTCCGATCAACATCACCGTGTACACTGAAGGTACCGGCGTCATCTCCGACGAGAAGATCGCCCAGCTGGTGATGGAGCACTTCGACCTGCGCCCGAAAGGCATCGTGCAGATGCTCGACCTGCTGCGCCCGATCTACGCCAAGACCGCGGCCTACGGCCACTTCGGCCGCGAAGAGCCGGAGTTCACCTGGGAGCGCACCGACAAGGCGGCGCTGCTGCGCGCCGAAGCCGGACTGTCCTGA
- a CDS encoding 5-formyltetrahydrofolate cyclo-ligase, whose protein sequence is MTGESRIPCAPGALPDTGANAMLDKPQLRRTLKERRRAIDHATKRAWDDRIGTRMLAWWRADPGSVLGVYWPLAGEPDLRPAYAELAEAGVRLALPVVIERGAALGFAEWVPGEATEADSLGVAVPVELRMLQRPDALLVPCLGFDARGYRLGYGGGFYDRTLAPEPRPRTLGIAYACQQAVFEIGEYDIPLDEIVTEG, encoded by the coding sequence ATGACCGGCGAATCAAGAATACCATGTGCCCCAGGGGCCCTGCCAGACACTGGCGCAAACGCCATGCTGGATAAACCACAGTTGCGCCGGACACTCAAGGAGCGGCGCCGCGCGATCGACCACGCCACCAAACGCGCCTGGGATGACCGCATCGGCACGCGCATGCTGGCGTGGTGGCGCGCCGATCCAGGGTCGGTATTGGGTGTGTACTGGCCACTCGCGGGCGAACCCGATTTACGTCCAGCCTACGCGGAATTGGCGGAAGCAGGCGTACGGCTGGCCTTGCCTGTCGTGATCGAGCGCGGTGCGGCGCTCGGATTTGCCGAATGGGTGCCGGGCGAAGCGACCGAGGCCGACAGCCTGGGCGTGGCGGTGCCGGTGGAACTGCGGATGCTGCAGCGGCCCGATGCCCTGCTGGTGCCCTGCCTGGGCTTCGATGCGCGTGGCTACCGGCTGGGGTATGGCGGCGGGTTTTACGACAGGACGCTGGCGCCGGAACCGCGTCCGCGCACGCTGGGCATTGCGTATGCGTGCCAGCAGGCGGTATTCGAGATCGGGGAATACGATATTCCGCTCGACGAGATCGTGACCGAAGGCTGA
- the metF gene encoding methylenetetrahydrofolate reductase [NAD(P)H] translates to METPNFSIEFFPPKTDEGAEKLRVVRQKLAELRPKYFSVTFGAGGTTQQGTLQTVLEIQSEGIDAAPHLSCVGGTRDSLRAILQQFQDKGIRRLVALRGDLPSGYGGGGEFRYANELVEFIRKETGDWFHIEVAAYPEMHPQARSPQDDLQAFARKVQAGANAAITQYFYNADAYFDFVDNARKLGVDVPVVPGIMPITNYTQLMRFSDMCGAEIPRWVRNKLASFGDDSASIKAFGLDVVTSLCERLLAGGAPGLHFYSMNQAVATTAIWQRLVK, encoded by the coding sequence ATGGAAACTCCTAATTTCAGTATCGAGTTCTTTCCCCCGAAGACCGATGAAGGCGCGGAAAAGCTGCGCGTGGTGCGCCAGAAGCTGGCCGAGCTGCGGCCGAAGTATTTTTCGGTGACCTTCGGCGCGGGCGGCACCACCCAGCAGGGCACCTTGCAGACGGTGCTCGAGATCCAGTCCGAAGGCATCGACGCGGCGCCGCACCTGTCCTGCGTGGGCGGCACCCGCGACTCGCTGCGCGCCATCCTGCAGCAGTTCCAGGACAAGGGCATCCGCCGCCTGGTGGCGCTGCGCGGCGACCTGCCGAGCGGCTACGGCGGTGGCGGCGAGTTCCGCTACGCCAACGAGCTGGTCGAGTTCATCCGCAAGGAAACCGGCGACTGGTTTCACATCGAAGTGGCGGCCTACCCGGAAATGCACCCGCAGGCGCGTTCGCCGCAGGACGACCTGCAAGCCTTCGCGCGCAAGGTCCAAGCCGGCGCGAATGCCGCGATCACCCAGTATTTCTATAATGCGGACGCCTACTTCGACTTCGTCGACAACGCCCGCAAGCTGGGCGTGGACGTGCCGGTGGTGCCGGGCATCATGCCGATCACCAACTACACCCAGCTGATGCGCTTCTCGGACATGTGCGGCGCCGAGATTCCGCGTTGGGTGCGCAACAAGCTGGCAAGCTTCGGCGACGACTCCGCCTCGATCAAGGCCTTCGGCCTGGACGTGGTCACCAGCCTGTGCGAGCGCCTGCTCGCGGGCGGCGCGCCGGGGCTGCATTTCTACAGCATGAACCAGGCGGTGGCGACCACCGCGATCTGGCAGCGCCTGGTGAAGTAA
- a CDS encoding glutathione S-transferase family protein, translating to MQTIELDPTLSSTLEQARQPGLTLVIGNKNVSSWSMRPWVAAKAFGIPFTEIRVLLDKPETAANIARYSHAGRVPVLLAGEMTIWDSLAIVEYLAEQFPDKHMWPQDVAARALARSIVAEMHAGFGELRSAMSMNIQARLPGRGRTPGAQADIGRVCEIWEDCLSRFGHHGFLFGDFSIADAFYAPVVCRFKTYGVALAPALQAYCERVLAHPAVAHWIDEAMREDDPTPQHDLDLPQA from the coding sequence ATGCAGACCATCGAACTCGACCCGACCCTGTCTTCCACCCTCGAGCAGGCCCGCCAGCCGGGCCTGACCCTCGTCATCGGCAACAAGAACGTGTCGTCGTGGTCGATGCGGCCATGGGTGGCGGCAAAGGCGTTCGGAATCCCGTTCACCGAGATCCGCGTCCTGCTCGACAAGCCCGAGACCGCCGCCAACATCGCACGCTATTCGCACGCGGGCCGGGTGCCGGTGTTGCTGGCAGGCGAGATGACGATCTGGGACAGCCTGGCCATCGTCGAATACCTGGCCGAGCAGTTCCCCGACAAGCACATGTGGCCGCAGGACGTTGCCGCGCGGGCGCTGGCGCGCTCGATCGTGGCCGAGATGCACGCGGGCTTCGGCGAACTGCGCAGCGCGATGTCGATGAACATCCAGGCCAGGCTGCCGGGCCGCGGCCGCACCCCGGGCGCCCAGGCCGACATCGGCCGCGTCTGCGAGATCTGGGAAGACTGCCTGTCGCGCTTCGGCCACCACGGTTTCCTGTTCGGCGACTTCTCCATCGCCGACGCCTTCTACGCGCCGGTGGTGTGCCGCTTCAAGACCTATGGCGTGGCCCTGGCCCCGGCCCTGCAAGCCTATTGCGAGCGCGTGCTGGCCCACCCGGCAGTGGCGCACTGGATCGACGAAGCGATGCGCGAAGACGATCCGACCCCGCAGCACGACCTCGACCTGCCGCAGGCGTAA
- a CDS encoding complex I NDUFA9 subunit family protein, whose protein sequence is MRDRNVVVIGGTGFIGGHVLARLAADGVGTRVAARHYETAKHLNTLPYLDLELVDIHDDAALRRLLDGCDAVINLVGVLHGGHGMPYGPGFRRLHVELPRRIVQACDELGVPRYLHMSALGASALGASMYQRSKADGELAARSRPRVEAAIFRPSVVFGPGDHFLTMFARLQRHLPVVPLACPDARFQPVYVEDVAAAFSLALRDPHLAGATIELAGPQVYTLAELVRLSGRYTGHERRILGLPDWAARLQAGLFELLPGDPVIGRDQLDSMKTDNVVSAQTQALTADALGIKLTSLEAVAPHYLAGGDSLDRYREHAGR, encoded by the coding sequence ATGCGCGACAGGAACGTGGTGGTCATCGGCGGCACGGGTTTCATCGGCGGCCATGTGCTGGCGCGCCTGGCGGCGGACGGGGTCGGCACGCGGGTAGCGGCGCGCCATTACGAGACCGCCAAGCACCTGAATACCTTGCCCTACCTCGACCTGGAACTGGTCGACATCCACGACGACGCCGCGCTGCGGCGCCTCCTGGACGGCTGCGATGCGGTCATCAACCTGGTCGGCGTGCTGCATGGCGGCCATGGCATGCCCTACGGCCCCGGCTTCCGGCGCCTGCACGTGGAATTGCCGCGCCGGATCGTCCAGGCCTGCGACGAACTCGGGGTGCCGCGTTACCTGCACATGAGCGCACTCGGCGCCAGCGCCCTGGGCGCTTCGATGTACCAGCGCTCCAAGGCCGACGGCGAGCTGGCCGCCCGCAGCCGGCCACGGGTGGAGGCGGCGATTTTCCGTCCTTCGGTGGTGTTCGGCCCGGGCGACCATTTCCTGACCATGTTCGCCAGGCTGCAGCGCCACCTGCCGGTGGTGCCGCTGGCCTGCCCGGACGCGCGCTTCCAGCCGGTCTATGTCGAAGACGTGGCCGCCGCCTTTTCGCTGGCGCTGCGCGACCCGCACCTGGCCGGCGCCACCATCGAGCTCGCCGGTCCGCAGGTATATACCCTGGCCGAGCTGGTACGCCTGAGCGGGCGCTACACCGGCCACGAGCGCCGCATCCTGGGCTTGCCGGACTGGGCGGCGCGCTTGCAGGCGGGGCTGTTCGAGCTGTTGCCGGGCGACCCGGTCATCGGTCGCGACCAGCTCGATTCGATGAAGACGGATAATGTCGTCAGTGCGCAAACACAAGCCTTGACAGCGGACGCGCTGGGAATCAAGCTGACGTCGCTCGAGGCTGTTGCACCGCACTATCTGGCAGGGGGCGACAGCCTCGATCGCTACCGTGAGCACGCCGGCCGCTGA
- a CDS encoding transglycosylase SLT domain-containing protein, with translation MFQSSLTTGSLPAALALVFALWTLAPETVHAKSAPATAAGSTPDSGQTAPSSQIVPPVPAGAPTVPGASAAVPVAEAQADDDTFLLLREAARQSDAARTNALASRLPPNYPLASYVDYYRLKPRMRDATAAEVGALLRRHPDTAIAEQLRTEWLLDLGRRRDFAGFEREVGQLARGDNLQVRCYALLARASRGEQVGDEARALLVSPQGYGEACAALITQLAQTGQFKEKDLLWQLRLAGEADATGPARRIALLLGASDTRAAQAVDVPAVAMARGVGKTRAEHAIYLVAIGRMARTSLKLATVALGKNSPRLSAEERATGWAGIAYAASIALSPDAATYWRRADGVPLTNDQLQWKTRIALRHGDWKTVRATIEAMPAHLRGESAWVYWLARADKHDGRTAQANAGFESVATQRHFYGQLALDELGRQVVAPPPASPISTEELASVNANPSLQRALKFYSLRLRAEGNREWNWGLRGMSDRQLLAAGELARRNDLLDRTVETSLRTRTELDYAQRFPAPHLDVLHPTAQGLGLDKAWVYGLIRQESRFISDARSGVGASGLMQVMPATGKWVAAKIGMDNFVHSMLNDLRTNITLGANYMNMVLANFDGDEILATAAYNAGPSRARAWRGRLEQPMEGAVFVESIPFSETRNYVRNVLANATNYAAVFENKPQSIRTRVRPVQPRERASILP, from the coding sequence ATGTTTCAATCGAGTTTGACAACCGGCTCCCTGCCGGCCGCCCTTGCCCTTGTGTTTGCATTGTGGACGCTGGCACCCGAGACAGTCCACGCCAAATCTGCGCCTGCCACGGCCGCGGGGTCGACCCCGGATTCCGGCCAGACCGCGCCCAGCTCCCAGATCGTGCCGCCGGTGCCGGCCGGCGCCCCCACCGTGCCCGGCGCATCCGCCGCCGTGCCGGTCGCCGAGGCCCAGGCCGATGACGATACTTTCCTGCTGCTGCGCGAAGCCGCGCGCCAGAGCGATGCGGCGCGTACCAATGCGCTGGCATCGCGCCTGCCGCCGAACTATCCGCTGGCGTCCTACGTCGACTATTATCGTCTGAAACCGCGGATGCGCGACGCCACGGCTGCAGAGGTCGGCGCGCTGCTGCGCCGTCACCCCGACACGGCCATCGCCGAGCAGTTGCGCACCGAATGGCTGCTCGACCTGGGCCGGCGCCGCGACTTCGCCGGCTTCGAGCGCGAAGTGGGCCAACTGGCGCGCGGCGACAATCTGCAGGTGCGCTGCTATGCCCTGCTGGCGCGTGCCAGCCGCGGCGAACAGGTCGGCGATGAGGCGCGGGCCTTGCTGGTCAGTCCGCAGGGTTACGGGGAAGCCTGCGCGGCCCTGATCACGCAGTTGGCGCAGACCGGGCAGTTCAAGGAAAAGGACCTGCTCTGGCAGCTGCGCCTGGCCGGCGAAGCCGACGCCACCGGCCCGGCGCGCCGCATTGCGTTACTGCTGGGAGCTTCCGATACCCGCGCGGCCCAGGCCGTGGACGTGCCCGCCGTCGCGATGGCACGCGGGGTCGGCAAGACCCGTGCCGAGCACGCCATCTACCTGGTAGCGATCGGCCGCATGGCGCGCACCAGCCTCAAGCTGGCCACCGTCGCGCTCGGCAAGAACAGCCCCAGGCTGAGCGCCGAGGAACGCGCGACCGGCTGGGCCGGCATCGCCTATGCCGCCTCGATCGCCCTGTCGCCGGACGCCGCTACCTATTGGCGGCGCGCCGACGGCGTGCCGCTCACCAACGATCAGCTGCAGTGGAAGACCCGCATCGCGCTGCGCCACGGTGACTGGAAAACCGTGCGCGCCACCATCGAGGCCATGCCGGCCCACCTGCGTGGCGAGAGCGCCTGGGTCTACTGGCTGGCGCGCGCCGACAAGCACGATGGCCGCACGGCGCAAGCCAATGCCGGTTTCGAGAGCGTCGCCACCCAGCGCCACTTCTACGGCCAGCTCGCGCTGGACGAACTCGGCCGGCAAGTGGTGGCGCCGCCGCCTGCCTCGCCGATCAGCACGGAAGAGCTGGCTTCGGTTAACGCCAACCCGAGCCTGCAGCGCGCGCTCAAGTTCTACAGCCTGCGCCTGCGCGCGGAAGGCAACCGCGAATGGAACTGGGGGCTGCGCGGCATGTCTGACCGTCAGTTGCTGGCCGCCGGCGAACTCGCCCGGCGCAACGACCTGCTCGACCGTACCGTCGAGACCTCGCTGCGCACGCGTACCGAACTCGACTACGCACAGCGGTTCCCGGCGCCGCACCTGGACGTCCTGCACCCGACCGCGCAGGGCCTGGGCCTCGACAAGGCCTGGGTCTACGGCCTGATCCGCCAGGAGTCGCGCTTCATCAGCGATGCGCGTTCCGGCGTCGGCGCCTCCGGCCTGATGCAGGTGATGCCTGCCACCGGTAAATGGGTGGCGGCCAAGATCGGGATGGACAACTTCGTGCACAGCATGCTGAACGACCTGCGGACCAACATCACGCTCGGCGCCAACTACATGAACATGGTGCTGGCGAACTTCGACGGCGACGAAATCCTCGCCACGGCAGCCTACAATGCCGGGCCATCGCGCGCCCGCGCCTGGCGCGGGCGGCTCGAGCAGCCGATGGAGGGCGCGGTGTTCGTCGAATCGATTCCGTTCTCGGAGACCCGCAACTACGTGCGCAACGTGCTGGCCAATGCCACCAACTACGCCGCCGTGTTCGAGAACAAGCCGCAGTCGATCCGCACCCGGGTGCGTCCGGTGCAGCCGCGCGAGCGCGCCTCCATCCTGCCCTGA
- a CDS encoding adenosylhomocysteinase, protein MNAVLKDINDFHVADISLASWGEKEIRIAETEMPGLMAIREEYASAQPLKGARIAGSLHMTIQTAVLIRTLEALGAQVRWASCNIYSTQDHAAAAIASVGTPVFAVKGETLDEYWEYTHRIFEWPGEQANMILDDGGDATLLLHLGVRAEKDISVLDKPGSEEEICLFNAIKGRLARDPSWYSKRLPCILGVTEETTTGVHRLYQMHQEGKLAFPAINVNDSVTKSKFDNLYGCRESLVDGIKRATDVMVAGKIAVIAGYGDVGKGSAQAMRALSAQVWVTEIDPICALQAAMEGYRVVTMDYAAEHGDIFVTCTGNYHVITEQHMLKMKDQAIVCNIGHFDNEIEVAALKKYEWENIKPQVDHVIFPDGKRIILLAEGRLVNLGCGTGHPSYVMSSSFANQTIAQIELFANTDKYPVGVYTLPKHLDEKVARLQLKKLNAQLTTLTEEQAAYISVKTEGPYKPDHYRY, encoded by the coding sequence ATGAACGCCGTACTCAAAGACATCAACGATTTCCACGTAGCAGACATCTCCCTGGCATCCTGGGGCGAGAAGGAAATCCGCATTGCAGAAACCGAAATGCCGGGCCTGATGGCGATCCGCGAGGAATACGCCAGCGCCCAGCCCCTGAAGGGCGCGCGCATCGCCGGTTCGCTGCACATGACCATCCAGACCGCGGTCCTGATCCGCACCCTGGAAGCCCTCGGCGCGCAAGTGCGCTGGGCATCGTGCAACATCTACTCGACCCAGGACCACGCCGCCGCCGCCATCGCCTCGGTCGGTACCCCGGTGTTCGCCGTCAAGGGCGAAACCCTGGACGAGTACTGGGAATACACCCACCGCATCTTCGAATGGCCGGGCGAACAGGCCAACATGATCCTGGACGACGGTGGCGACGCCACCCTGCTGCTGCACCTGGGCGTGCGTGCCGAGAAGGACATCTCGGTGCTGGACAAGCCGGGTTCGGAAGAAGAAATCTGCCTGTTCAACGCGATCAAGGGCCGCCTGGCGCGTGATCCGTCGTGGTACTCGAAGCGCCTGCCGTGCATCCTGGGCGTGACCGAGGAAACCACCACCGGCGTGCACCGCCTGTACCAGATGCACCAGGAAGGCAAGCTGGCTTTCCCGGCAATCAACGTCAACGATTCGGTCACCAAGTCGAAGTTCGACAACCTGTACGGCTGCCGTGAATCGCTGGTCGACGGCATCAAGCGCGCGACCGACGTCATGGTCGCCGGCAAGATCGCGGTCATCGCCGGCTACGGCGACGTGGGCAAGGGCTCGGCCCAGGCCATGCGCGCACTGTCGGCGCAAGTGTGGGTCACCGAGATCGATCCGATTTGCGCCCTGCAGGCCGCGATGGAAGGCTACCGCGTCGTGACCATGGACTACGCTGCCGAACACGGCGACATTTTTGTTACCTGCACCGGCAACTACCATGTGATCACCGAGCAGCACATGCTCAAGATGAAAGACCAGGCGATCGTCTGCAACATCGGCCACTTCGACAACGAGATCGAAGTCGCCGCGCTCAAGAAGTACGAGTGGGAAAACATCAAGCCGCAGGTCGATCACGTGATCTTCCCGGACGGCAAGCGCATCATCCTGCTGGCCGAAGGCCGCCTGGTGAACCTGGGCTGCGGTACCGGCCACCCGTCGTACGTGATGAGCTCGTCGTTCGCGAACCAGACCATCGCCCAGATCGAACTGTTCGCCAACACCGACAAGTACCCGGTCGGCGTGTACACGCTGCCGAAGCACCTGGACGAGAAGGTCGCACGCCTGCAGCTCAAAAAGCTCAACGCCCAGCTGACCACGCTGACCGAAGAGCAGGCCGCCTACATCTCGGTGAAAACGGAAGGTCCGTACAAACCGGACCACTATCGTTATTAA
- a CDS encoding multifunctional CCA addition/repair protein: MRSYVVGGAVRDELLGRPVADRDHVVVGATPEHMLALGFRPVGKDFPVFLHPDTHEEYALARTERKTAPGYHGFVFHTSPDVTLEDDLVRRDLTINAMARADDGSIVDPYDGQADLRARIFRHVSGAFAEDPVRILRLARFAARFPDFRVHDTTNALMRRMVDAGEVDALVPERVWQELSRGLMEERPSRMFAVLRDCGALVRILPELDALWGVPQAPLHDPETDTGVHVMLVIDYAATQALPLEVRFAALVHDLGKGATPDPHGPARHGHECLGTQLVTQLCKRLKLPNECRDLALMTAREHGNVSRALALRADTIVTLFERCDAFRKPERFAQMLLACECDARGRGHETHPMRFQDYPQRPHLLRALEVARAVNAGEVAARHAGQRAQIPEAVHAARVAAVEAALREP, from the coding sequence ATGCGCAGCTACGTGGTGGGCGGCGCCGTGCGCGACGAGCTGCTCGGCCGTCCCGTTGCCGACCGCGACCACGTGGTGGTCGGCGCCACCCCGGAGCACATGCTGGCACTGGGCTTTCGGCCGGTCGGCAAGGATTTTCCGGTCTTCCTGCACCCCGACACGCACGAGGAATACGCGCTCGCCCGCACCGAGCGCAAGACCGCGCCGGGCTACCACGGCTTCGTCTTCCATACCTCGCCGGACGTGACGCTGGAAGACGACCTGGTGCGGCGCGACCTCACCATCAATGCGATGGCGCGCGCCGACGACGGCAGCATCGTCGACCCCTACGATGGGCAGGCCGACCTGCGTGCGCGCATTTTCCGCCACGTGTCCGGCGCCTTCGCCGAGGACCCGGTGCGCATCCTGCGCCTGGCGCGCTTCGCCGCGCGCTTTCCGGACTTCCGTGTCCACGACACGACCAATGCGCTGATGCGCCGCATGGTCGACGCAGGAGAGGTCGACGCCCTGGTGCCCGAGCGCGTCTGGCAGGAGTTGTCGCGCGGGCTGATGGAAGAACGGCCCTCGCGCATGTTCGCCGTGCTGCGCGACTGCGGCGCATTGGTGCGCATCCTGCCCGAACTCGACGCCCTGTGGGGCGTGCCGCAGGCGCCGCTGCACGATCCGGAAACCGATACCGGCGTGCACGTCATGCTGGTGATCGACTACGCGGCGACGCAAGCGCTGCCGCTCGAGGTGCGCTTCGCCGCCCTGGTGCACGACCTGGGCAAGGGCGCTACGCCCGACCCGCACGGGCCGGCCCGGCACGGCCACGAATGCCTCGGCACGCAGCTGGTGACGCAGCTCTGCAAGCGCCTCAAGCTGCCCAACGAATGCCGCGACCTGGCCCTGATGACGGCGCGCGAACACGGCAACGTCAGCCGCGCCCTGGCGCTGCGGGCCGACACCATCGTCACCCTGTTCGAGCGCTGCGACGCCTTCCGCAAGCCGGAGCGTTTCGCGCAGATGCTGCTGGCGTGCGAGTGCGATGCGCGCGGGCGCGGGCACGAAACGCACCCGATGCGCTTCCAGGACTATCCGCAGCGGCCCCACCTGCTGCGCGCGCTGGAGGTCGCACGCGCCGTCAACGCCGGCGAGGTCGCGGCGCGCCATGCCGGGCAGCGCGCGCAGATTCCCGAAGCCGTGCACGCGGCGCGGGTGGCCGCGGTCGAGGCGGCGCTGCGCGAGCCCTAG
- a CDS encoding phage holin family protein: MRLLITWLINAVALMALPFLMSSVVVTNFTTALIAALVLGLVNTLIRPVLVILTLPVTVVSLGLFILVINALLFWMVSHWIAGFEVTGFGSAFLAAILYSIISWALSTLLLKDKDGNS; this comes from the coding sequence ATGCGCCTGCTCATTACCTGGCTGATCAATGCCGTAGCCCTGATGGCCCTGCCGTTCCTGATGTCTTCCGTCGTCGTCACCAATTTCACGACCGCGCTGATCGCTGCGCTCGTGCTGGGACTGGTCAATACCCTGATCCGTCCAGTGCTGGTGATCCTGACCCTGCCGGTGACGGTGGTCTCGCTGGGCCTGTTCATCCTCGTCATCAATGCGCTCCTGTTCTGGATGGTGTCGCACTGGATCGCGGGCTTCGAGGTCACCGGATTCGGATCGGCCTTCCTGGCAGCGATCCTGTACAGCATTATTTCGTGGGCGCTTTCTACCTTGCTCCTCAAAGACAAAGATGGAAACTCCTAA